GCAGCCATGTTGAAATACCTGAACGGAAATGCCAACACTAAAAAAGCCCCCGATGAAAATTATGGCCGCGAGTTGCAGGAGTTATTTACAGTAGGCAAGGGGCCAGGCTCACATTATACCGAAGCAGATGTAAAAGCTGCCGCCCGGGTATTGACCGGTTTCCGCATCGAAAATAAATCGTTGCCCGATGTGCATGGCCTGTTCGATGCCGGTCGCCACGACGAAACCGATAAACAATTCTCTGCATTTTATAATAACCAGGTGATAAAAGGCCGCAAGGGAAAAGAAGGGGAGATGGAGCTGGATGATTTGCTTGACCTTATTTTTCAACAACCCGAAGCAGCCCGTTTTATTTGCCGCAAGTTGTACCGGTTCTTTGTGTATCATCAGATAGATGACGCTACAGAGAAAACCATCATAGAACCACTCGCCCACACTTTTCGCCAGAACAATTATGAAATAAAACCGGTGCTGGAAAAATTATTCATCAGCCGGCACTTTTTCGACATGGGAAATCGCGGCGGAATTATTAAAAGCCCGGTTGATTTTGCGGTTGGGTTGTGCCGTGAATACAGCATTCCCTTTCCGGCAGAAGACAGTTATGTAGATCAGTATGGTTTCTGGCTCAATATCCAGCAAACGGCTTCGCAAATGCAACAGAATATTGGCGACCCGCCCAATGTAGCCGGCTGGCCTGCTTATTACCAGGAACCCATGTATGATAAATCATGGATCAGTTCAGATACCCTGCCCAAACGCACCGCCTTTACCGATCGTATGGTGAACAATGGCTTTGTGCGTAATGGTAAAAAGATACTTATCGATCCGGTGGTGTTTGCAAAACAATTATCGGCGCCCGGTGATCCCAATAACCTCATCGATGAACTGGCAGCGTTGTTATATGCTGTTGAACTGCCTGCAGAGGAAAAACAGTATATGAAAACCGGGATCCTGCTGCAGGGCTTGCAAGGCATGGCCAGCGATCACTACTGGACGGATGCCTGGCAAAAACTGCAGGATAAACCCGATGATTCCGCCAACACAAAGAACGTGACCAACAAGTTGAAGAACCTGTTGAAATATATGATGAGCTTACCCCAGTACCAGTTAATGTAAAACCTATTACTATGAAACGCAGAAAATTCTTACGTGATACTATTGCCGGCGTTGTATTGCCTTCGTTTTTACAGGGAGTTTCGTTGAAGGCGCTCGC
The Niastella koreensis GR20-10 genome window above contains:
- a CDS encoding DUF1800 domain-containing protein, whose amino-acid sequence is MKKYKGKWGRPEVTHLLKRTMFGAKKEDIDYFASRSLRHTIRQLLNTEEPIPAPPVNNYNDDKYTDEEIQPGVTWITAAKYSGMNGGRRRNSLKAWWTGCMLNQQRTLREKMVLFWHNHFATETNSVDNPTMIYKHNVVLRQYALGNFKTMVRAITVDAAMLKYLNGNANTKKAPDENYGRELQELFTVGKGPGSHYTEADVKAAARVLTGFRIENKSLPDVHGLFDAGRHDETDKQFSAFYNNQVIKGRKGKEGEMELDDLLDLIFQQPEAARFICRKLYRFFVYHQIDDATEKTIIEPLAHTFRQNNYEIKPVLEKLFISRHFFDMGNRGGIIKSPVDFAVGLCREYSIPFPAEDSYVDQYGFWLNIQQTASQMQQNIGDPPNVAGWPAYYQEPMYDKSWISSDTLPKRTAFTDRMVNNGFVRNGKKILIDPVVFAKQLSAPGDPNNLIDELAALLYAVELPAEEKQYMKTGILLQGLQGMASDHYWTDAWQKLQDKPDDSANTKNVTNKLKNLLKYMMSLPQYQLM